One region of Trinickia violacea genomic DNA includes:
- a CDS encoding aspartate aminotransferase family protein, whose amino-acid sequence MNQREANSGSLDLSAFWMPFTANRQFKSAPRLLSGAKGMYYTSYDGRRILDGTAGLWCVNAGHCRDEIVAAVREQAEEMDFAPTFQMGHPKAFEAATKIAKHTPGDLKHIFFTNSGSEAVDTALKIALAYHRSRGEGQRTRFIGRERGYHGVGFGGISVGGIAPNRKAYSGGLLPSVDHLPHTLNIAEAAFSKGQPAWGAHLADELERLVTLHDASTIAAVIVEPVAGSTGVLIPPQGYLQRLREICDKHGILLIFDEVITGWGRLGAPFAAQYFNVTPDLLTMAKGTNNAAAPLGAVAASHAIHDTIVNGAPAGIELFHGYTYSGHPIATAAACATIDLYEREQLFERAARMSPVFETAIHKLRSEPHVIDVRNLGLVGGVELKPRDGAPGARAYEVFVKCFEKGVLTRYTGDILAFSPPLIVDEQQIDEIFTTVAQVLRETD is encoded by the coding sequence ATGAACCAGCGCGAAGCGAACAGCGGTTCGCTCGATCTGTCAGCGTTCTGGATGCCTTTCACGGCGAATCGTCAGTTCAAGAGCGCGCCGCGGCTGCTGTCGGGGGCGAAGGGGATGTACTACACGTCCTACGACGGCCGCCGCATTCTCGACGGCACCGCCGGGCTCTGGTGCGTGAACGCGGGCCATTGCCGCGACGAGATCGTCGCCGCCGTTCGGGAGCAAGCCGAGGAGATGGACTTTGCCCCGACCTTCCAGATGGGACACCCGAAGGCGTTCGAGGCCGCGACGAAGATCGCGAAGCACACGCCGGGCGACCTCAAGCACATCTTCTTCACGAACTCGGGATCGGAGGCGGTCGATACGGCATTGAAGATCGCGCTCGCGTATCACCGTTCGCGCGGCGAAGGGCAGCGCACGCGCTTCATCGGACGCGAGCGCGGCTATCACGGCGTCGGTTTCGGCGGCATCTCCGTCGGCGGCATCGCGCCGAATCGCAAGGCGTATTCGGGCGGCTTGCTGCCATCGGTCGATCACCTGCCGCACACGCTGAACATCGCGGAAGCGGCGTTTTCGAAAGGGCAGCCGGCGTGGGGCGCGCATCTCGCCGACGAACTGGAACGCCTAGTCACGCTGCACGACGCCTCGACGATCGCGGCTGTCATCGTCGAGCCGGTCGCGGGCTCGACGGGCGTGCTGATTCCGCCGCAAGGCTATTTGCAGCGCCTGCGCGAGATCTGCGACAAGCACGGCATCCTCTTGATCTTCGATGAAGTGATCACCGGCTGGGGGCGGCTCGGCGCACCGTTTGCCGCGCAATACTTCAACGTGACGCCGGACTTGCTGACGATGGCGAAAGGCACGAACAACGCCGCCGCGCCGCTAGGCGCCGTGGCGGCGAGCCACGCGATTCACGACACGATCGTCAACGGCGCGCCCGCCGGCATCGAGCTCTTCCACGGCTATACGTACTCGGGCCATCCGATCGCGACCGCGGCGGCCTGTGCGACGATCGATCTCTATGAGCGCGAGCAGCTGTTCGAGCGCGCGGCGCGCATGTCGCCAGTCTTCGAGACTGCGATACACAAGCTGCGCAGCGAGCCGCACGTGATCGACGTGCGCAATCTGGGTCTCGTGGGCGGCGTCGAATTGAAGCCGCGCGACGGAGCGCCGGGCGCGCGAGCTTACGAGGTGTTCGTCAAATGCTTCGAGAAAGGCGTGCTGACGCGCTACACGGGGGACATCCTGGCGTTTTCGCCGCCGCTGATCGTCGACGAGCAGCAGATCGACGAAATCTTCACGACCGTCGCGCAGGTGTTGAGGGAGACGGACTAG